From Pantanalinema sp.:
CACTGCCTGAGCACGGGGTCGTAGCGCTCGATCAGGTCGTTGAAGTCGCCCCCGATGGCGTAAAGGGCGCCGTTCATGGCGACCAGCGAGTGCGCGGCGCGCGCGATCGCAAGCGGCGACCGGGGTAGCCAGCTCTGGGGCGGCACGTCGCCGAAGCCGAGGGCGAGTGCGGCACCGGGCGACGGGGTGGGTTCCTGCGCCTTGTCGGGCGCGGACGGATCCTGGGCCCCGGGCGCCGGGGCGCTTTCGGGGCCTTGCGGGCTGACGCCGCTGACGACGGGGGAAGGCGGGCTCTGCTGGCAAGCCGCGAGCAGGCCGCTCGCCAGCAGGAACGGGATCAGTCGGCGCTTCATGGCGTGGTCTCCAGGGTGAGGACCTCGACCTGGTCGAGCACGCGCGCGGTCGAGCCGACGCCGTCGTTCAGGAAGAGCGACGGGGCGCCGCCGATGGCCCAGAGTCGGCCGCTCGCCACGAGCAGGCCGAACGACGAGCGGGGCGTCGAGAGCGGCGGGCCGGGCAGCCAGCGGCGGGTGCCGAGGTCGAGGCGCTCGACGGTTTCGAGCGCGCTCTCCTGGTTGTCCACCCCGCCCGCGGCGTAGAGCGAGGTGCCGGCATGGGCTATCGCGAGCTCCGAGCGCGAGGTCGGCAGGTCGGCCCAGCCCGCCCACTGCCCGCGCGCGAGGTCGAGGGCCTCGACGCGCGGCATGGCCGAGCGGAACAGGAAGCCGTAGGACCCCATGTTCTCCTGGATGTCGGGCTTGTCGCCGCCCGCGACCACGATCGTCGGGTTCCCCTGGAGCGAAAAGGCCGAAAAGCCCGCTCGGGCGCGCGGGGTCCGGATGGTGGGGATGCCGCCGGCGTCCACCTGCCAGGTCCCTGCCACCGGATCGTACTGCGCCGCGTGGCTGCGATCGAAGGGGGCCTCCGCGACCCGGTCGCCGAAGGCGTTGATCAGCACCGTGAGCTTGCCGCCCTGGGCGAAGGCGCCCACCGGGTAGCCCAGCATCGAGAGCGGCCAGCCGTTGACGGCCGGCACGTCGCCGAGCTCGGCCCAGGCGGGCTGGGGCGCGGCGAGGTCGAGCACCACGGCATCCTTGCGGTAGCCCTCGCCCTTGGTGTAGCCCCCCACGGCGTAGAGCTTGCTTCCGATGAGGACGGTCGCCGCCCCGTCGCGCGCGCCAGGCAGGTCGGGCAGCGCCTCCCAGGTAGGCGCCGCCTGGTGCGTGTCGAGTTGCCAGCAGCCTGCGGTGTCGGCCCCGCCTTGGACGACGCCGCCGACGACGTAGAGGTGGCGGCCGTCAGTGGCGTAGCCCGCGTTGCCGACCGCGACGGGCAGCTTGGGGCCGGCCTCCCAGCCCGCGAAGGCGACGCTGACGCTCGCCTCGCCGCCCTCAGGGACGTTCAGCGAGCGGCTCGCGACGCCGAAGCCGGGCACCGAGATCCAGACCGTCCAGGTGCCGGGCAGGATGGGCCCCACCCGGTAGCGGCCGTCGGTCTGGGTGGTCGCGGGCGACACCCCGGCCTGGAGGGGCGAGACCGGGTCGTCGACCCAGAGGCTAGCCCCCACCGTCCGGGGGGCCCCTGTGACGCTCACCAGGGCCGAGCCGGGCGCGATCGCGTAGGAGCCGGCCACCTCGAGCGAGCCCGAGGCGCCTGCCACCGCGTCCGCCCACTTCGCCGCATCGATGAGGGCGTGGTGCGGGGCGTTGCTCTGTTGCTTGAGGGCCTCGAGCTTTCGCATCACCCGGACGGGATCCGCCTGCTGCGCCAGGGCTCGCTGATCGGTCGCCAGCCATCGCTGCCAGACCCGGCCCACCGCGGTGGTGGCGCTCGAGAGCGCGACCTGGTTGGAGCCCGTGGCGAGAGTTGCGACCGCGAGCCACTCGGCGCCCGGCACGGGGCGATCCGCCGCGTCCAGGGCCCGGAGCTCGAGGAGCCGGTTCGCCCCGGTGGGAAGGCCCTCCACCCGCAGGGTCCTCGCGCCGTCGGCCTGGGGCACGTCGACCGAGACCGCCGCCTCTCGATCGCCGGCGCGCACCGTCAGCCGGAGCCGCGAGCCCTCGCCCAGGGTCTGGGCCTGCGTCATGCGCGCGGCACTCGCCGTCGGGGGAATGGTCAGGGTCAGGCTCGCGCCCTCGGCGGCCGTGCCGAGAGAGAGGGGGGGCCTTGCGCCGGGCAGGGCCTGGCACCCCGCCGCAAGGGCCAGGCTCAGCGCGAGAAGTGACGGCAGGGCCATCGGTGGCGTTCGCAGGGTACTTCCCTCCCTTGTTCGGGGTGGCGCGGCTCCCGGTAACATACCCTTCCCTCGCTCGCATGTAGCGGACCTTGCTCGGTGACGGGACAGCGCCCGGAATCGCTCGCCGAGGTCAGAAATCTCCGGGAATGGGCGATAATCAAGAGAGGTCCTGCTGCTGGGAGGCATTCGCCCTTGTCGAAGATCGATCCGACTTCTCGCTCGTATCAGCCGTCGCGTGCCCTTTCTGCCGCCACGACGGGTGGTGCTGCGGCCGCGGGAGTAAGCCCGGATATGCGCCTGCGCACCTATCCCCATGGGCGATCGCCCGTCGGCACCGCCGTGAACCAGGCCGTCTTCGAGACGAGCAAGGGAACCCTCGACACCTCCCGCGCCTTCGCGACGGGCTCGATCGAGGACGTCTGGCTCAACGACACCGACGCCGAGGACGAGTGCATCGAGCAGGTGATCGGGCTCCTGGAGAAGGCCCAGCTCGAGATCTGCATCCAGACCTTCATCTTCGACTATAAGTCGGAGGCCTCCCGTCGCATGCTCAAGGCCCTCGCCGACAAGCAGGCCAAGAACCCCGACTTCAAGGTCTACATCGCCTACAACCGCGACCTGAATCCCTTCGGCCAGTCGATGGAGCAGGCCCTGGCGAAGGCCGGAGTCAAGGCGGAGGTGGCCTTCTACGCGGGGGCCGTCAGCCGCCAGTCCAACCACACCAAGATGTTCGTTCTGGACGGGCGCGAGGCGGTGATCGGCGGCGACAACATCGACGACCCCAAGGAGCGCGACCTGATGATCCACGTGCGGGGGCCCGTGGTGGAGTCGTTCCTTCAGGACTTCGACGACGCCTGGCGCACCTCCAAGCGCTGGCTCAACGCCACCGCGACGCCACCGGTCCACCTCAAGGCCCCGCCCCTGCCCTCGACCCAGCCGCAGGTTCCCATGACCATGCTGACCAAGCGTGGGGTGTCCTGGCTCGGGGACTACGCGGCCAACGACGCCGATCAGGGCTTGCTCGCCGCCATGAACGCGGCCACGACGAGCATCAAGCTCACCACCCCCAACTTCAACGCCACCGAGGTCTGGGATGCGATCGAGGATGCGGCCAAGCGCGGGGTCAAGGTGCAGTTGCTGGTGACGCGGATGCGGAACCCGGTGCTGGTCGCCGATCGATCCACCGCCTGGGCGGCCGAGCGCTTCGTGGCACAGTTGCCGGAGGAAGCCCGCCGGAACGTCGAGCTGCACTGGACCTCGGAAGACGGCAAGAATCTCTCCGACTCGCACACCAAGTACCTGTCGGTGGACGGCCAGTGGGCCTACGTGGGCTCCCAGAACATGGACAACCAGTCGTGGTCCTTCTCGCGCGAGGTGGGCGTCGGCATCGACGACGCCGCGCAGGTGGCGCGCCTCGATCGGGCCGTCTTCGACCACGACTGGGCCACGAGCATCCCGGCCAAGATCGATTGGGTGGACAAGATCGTGCCTTTGCCCGCGCGCAACTGGGGTGAACGCCTGCTACGCCTCTTCCTCCCGATTCTCGCCTTCTTCACGGGGCGCAAGGCTTGATCGAGGTGTCAAGGAAAAGCCCCGCCGACGAGCGGCGGGGCTGAGGCCTTACTTCCTTCGCCAGAGCATCGCGTGCGACACGATGTACTGGAACTTGCGGGCGTGCTCTCGGATGACGAGTGGCACGTCCGTTTCCTTCACCAGCTCGAACTCGCCTGCAAGCATCGCGCGCAGGGTGTCGGCGGCTCGGACGCCTTGGCCGTCGCGCTCGAAGCCTCCGAGCCAGGCCTCGATCGGGGTGAACTGCTCGAGCCAGGAGTAGGGCGAGACCAGGAGCAGGAGGCCGCCGGGCCTCACCAGGCCGCGCGCTCCGCCCAGGCGCGAGAGGCACGCGCGCGGGCTCGGGAGGCGGCAGAGGAGGTTGGCCATCAGGACCGCGTCGAAGCCCTCGTACTCGGCGGGAAGCGCGCATGCGTCCGCCTGCCTGAAGGTGGTGCGCCCGCGTTCGATCGCTGGGTCGATCACGGCCGTGCGGGGCGTCGAGAGCCGCCCCTCGTCCTTGCGGCCGTAGTCGAGGCGCCCGTCGCGGCGCAGGGTCTCGGCCGCGTCGATGAACGATTTTGAGAGGTCCACCCCCGTCACCGAATCGAAGTGCCGCGCCAGCTCGAAGACCGCCCCGCCGACGGCGCAGCCCACGTCCAGCGCTCGCCCGCCGGTGATCCCCGCCTCGCGCGCCGCCTCGCTGAGCATCCGGGCGCAGCGCTGGGCGAAGTCCACCGCGTCCTTGGGCCCGAAGCCGTAGGGCATGACGTCCTCGGGGGTGCCGTAGTGCATCAGGAGATACTCGTCGAGCAGCTGGCGCGTCTCGTAGACGTCCTCCTTGCCCCCTTCGGCGCCGAGCTTGACCGCGCCGCCGTCGCCGGGCGAGCGCACCAGGCGGAAGCCCGCATGCTGGTAGAAGTGGGGCCGGAAGTGGAAGCGGGCCCAGATGCTCGCCTCGTCACCGGTGCTGACGAACGAGCCGCCCAGGAGCATCTGGTGCTTCCCGTCGTAGCAGGGGACGCTGAAGTCCTCGTAGAGCGGGTCGAGCTTGCTGCCGCTCAGGGGGTTGAAGTGGTCCTCGCACCACTGCCAGACGTTGCCCATGGCGTCGTGCAGCCCCTCGGGGGTCGGGGGAAAGGCGTCGACCGGGCACGCCGCGCCGTAGGCGAGGTTGAGGTTGAGGCCCTCGGCCCGGGCCATGGCGCTGCCGGCGTGCGCCATGACCGGATCGCGGCGAGCCGCGCGATCGGCCAGGCGCATGGCATTCGGGCGCATCCGGTTGTGCTCGGCCTCGCTCGGCAGGCGTAGCGGCGTGCCGCCTTCGCGTTCGCTGCGCCAGGCGCAGTAGGCCTTGGCCTCGAAGTAGTTGACCTCGGCGGGCCAGGACCAGGGCATCTCGACGGTCTCGAAGCAGGTCCGCAGCTTGAAGCGGTGAAGGCCCGAGGGGCCCTCCGACACCCAGAAGGTCGGCCACTTGGCGTTGCGGAAGGTCTTCCACTGCCAGGCCTCTTCCGACCAGTAGCGCGCCTCGCGGTAGCCGCCCGCCTTCACGAAGGCCAGGAACTCGCCGTTGCTCACGAGCTGCCGGCTCGCGGCGAAGCCCTCGACCGTCACGCTGCGATCGCCGTACTCGTTGTCCCAGCCGAAGGTCGGCCAGGTGCGAGGCTTGCCCAGGTGAACCTCGGCCCCGCTCACGTCGACCAGGGGGTTCTCGGGATAGTCCCGCCCCGCGAGCGGCTCGTCGACCCGGGAGCCGCGTGCCGTCGGGTGCTCGGCGGGCCACTGGGCGGGACGGCGCACCAGGTGCTGGGGCAACTCGCGGATGAGGACCGAAGAGGTATCCAGGTGGATGCGCTCGTGCTCGAAGCCCATCAGGACGGCCCGCAGGGGACTTTCCTGCGAGAGGGCCGGAGCGTCCAGGTCGGGGTGGGTCTCGAGCAGCTTGCGGACGATGCCGTAGACCGTGCGACGGTAGGCGTTGCCCTCCTGGACGGAGGGCCAGGTGCGCTCGTTCTTGGACATGTCGTCCCAGGACATCTCGTCGACGCCGGTCTCGAAGAGGTGCTCGTAGTCTGCGTTGAGCGAGTCGCCGAGGAGCCCCGAGAGGCGCAGCTTGTTGATGTAGAGCACCGCCGGATGGCAGTAGTAGAAGATGAGGGGGTGGCGCAGGTTGTGGTAGGGCGGCCGGTAGAAGGCCTCCTCGTGGGTGAGCGACGCGAACAGCACCTCGGTCAGGGTCCAGGTGTTGTCGAAGTAGGCGAGGACCTCGTCGCGCGTGCAGCGGCCGTAGTCGAGAAGGGGCAAGGAGGTCATGACCCCCGAGGCGTCCACCCCCGGACACTGCCCGTGGACGGGGGGCTTTCCGGTCCACCACCAGTCGGCTCGCACCTCGCCCAGGGCGTCGTCGGAAAGGCGCCCCAGGTTGCGGCGCCATGGTTCGCCGGCCTCGCGCTCGACGCGTGCGGCCAGGCTCGGGCTGGTGGGCGGAACGAAAGGATCAGTCTGCAAGACAACGCCTCCTCAGCGCATGCACCGCGGCGCCTCGCCGCATGATGCTCCATCATACGCCCCGGGACAAAGGGACAGATGGCGGTTGACAGTTGGTTCTAGTTAGAACTAAACTGGAGTTGATTCTACCTAGGACTGAAAGGAAGGGTAAGCCACCATGCTGATGATCCGCAAGAGCCAGGAGCGCGGCCACGCCAACCATGGCTGGCTGGACACCTACCACACCTTCTCGTTCGCCGACTACTTCGACCCTGCGCACATGGGCTTCTCGGCGCTTCGCGTGATCAACGAGGATCGCGTGGCGGCCGGGACGGGCTTCGGGACCCACCCCCACCGGGAGATGGAGATCGTGACCTACGTCCTCGAGGGGGCCCTGCAGCACCGAGACAGCATGGGCAACGGCGCGATCATCAAGGCCGGCGACATCCAGTACATGAGCGCGGGCACCGGCGTCACCCACAGCGAGTTCAACCCTTCCGAGCAGGACGGGCTGCACCTGCTCCAGATCTGGATCATGCCGAACCAGCGGGGCGGCGAGCCGCGCTACGCGGAGCGCAACTTCTCCGACGAGCAGAAGCGCGGGCACTGGGTCCTGCTCGTCTCGCCGGACGGCCGCGACGGCTCGATCGCCATCCGCCAGGACGCCTCGCTCTTCGTCACCGTCCTGAAGGCGGGCGATCGCCTTCCCTACGCCCTCGATCCGGCGCGGCGCGCCTACCTCCACGTGGCCAGGGGATGCGTCTCGCTGAATGGAGAGCCCCTCTCGGCCGGAGACGGCGTCGGCGTCTCCGGCGAGTCTGAGATCGTGCTCGATGCTGACGACTGGGGCGAGGTGCTGCTCTTCGACCTGCCCTGAGCCCGGGGCAGCCGGGGTCTGCTGTCGGTGCGATCGTTTGCCGTGCACGAATGGTGCGTAGTTGTGATATAGTTGATCGGGCGAATATGGCTGCTTGTCGCAGTGTGAGCCGGCTACCACTTCTGAAAACCCGGGAAGGTGACGCATGTCGTGCGGTATCCAAACTGAAAACCACGTGGCTGGGGCGGTTTGCCAGGTCTTTCACCGGACGATCGAGGTCATCGGTCGTCGCTGGACCGGGGCGATCATCTCAGCGCTCATGAAGCGTCCGCGCCGGTTCTGCGAGTTCCGCGAGGCGGTGCCCGACCTGAGCGATCGCCTCCTGACCGAGCGCCTCAAGGAGCTCGAGGAGTGGGGGATCATCGTGCGCGAGGTCTCGGCCACGCGTCCGATCCAGGTCCTGTATCGCCTGACCCCCAAGGGGGAGGCCCTCGACCCCGTGTTCTGCGCGATCGGCGCCTGGGCCAGGCAGTTCGAGGCACACGACCCCGACTGCGGGCAGACGCCCGCGCTGCCCTGAATCAGCTTCGCGATCCGATTGACGACTCATTTTCAACCCCCCCCGAGGCTGCTCGGAGGGGGTTGAATCGCGTCAAGGCTAGCGGCTGAAGGGCCACTCCGGGAAGGGGAACGGATTGTCGAATCCGGGCTGGGGCCTGTGGACCGGCTGCTGACCGCGATCGGGCCTGTGACCAGGCTGCTGACCCCGGTCGGGCCTGTGACCCGGCTGCTGACCGGGGTCGGGCCTGGGACCCGGCTGCTGACCGGGGTTGGGCCTGGGACCCGGCTGCTGGCCTTGCTCGGGGGCAGGAGTGGGCGCGGGCTGAGGCTCAGGCAGCGTCGCACCGCCCGCAAGCTCCAGGGCGCGCGCGACGTTGAGGCGCTTGATTCCGTTGCTGAAGCCGCTGACGCCGTCTCCGCTCTGGGTCAGCGCGTCGCGCAGCTGCTGCGGGGTCAGCGAGGGGTACTTGGCGAGCAGCAGAGCCGCGGCGCCCGTGACGTGGGGGCTCGCCATGCTGGTGCCCGAGAGCTTCTTGTAGGTGCCGCCGGTGCTCGAGAGGATGTCGAGGCCGGGAGCGGCGATGTCCACCGAGCTCGCGTGGTTGGAGAAGCTGGTGCGCTTGTCCGATTGATCCGTGGCGCCCACCGAGAGCGCGTTGGGGTAGGCTGCGGGGTAGTTGGGAGTGGTCTTGCCGTCGTTGCCCGAGGCGACCACGCACAGCACGCCCTTGGCGGTGACCTGGTCGATGGCGTCCTTGAGCACCGAGGCCTCCTGGGGGCCGCCGAGCGAGAGGTTGATGATCCGCGCGCCCATCTCCTGGGCCTTCAGGATGCCCTGGGCGATCGCCGAGGTCGAGCCCGAGCCGTCGGATCCGAGCACCTTGATGGCGAGGATCCGGGTCTTGTAGGCGATCCCGACCACGCCCTTGCCGTTGTCGCCGAGGGCGGCGATGGTGCCGGCCACGTGGGAGCCGTGGCCCTGGTCGTCCATCGGATCGTTGTCGTTGTTGCCGAAGTCGGGCCCCTTGATCACCTGGCCCGCGAGGTCCTCGTGGTTGTAGTCCACGCCGGTGTCGACCACGGCCACCGTCACGGCCGCGTCGCCCCGGGTCGTGTCCCAGGCCTGGGGCGCCTGGATCTTCTCGAGGCCCCAGAGCTGCTCGCGCATGGGGTCGTTGGTCACGGCCTGCGAGCGGATCTCGGTGGCGTGGTAGATGTAGTCGGGCTCGGCGTAGATGACGTTGGCGTCGCGGCGCAGCTGGGCGAGGGTCTCTTCGACGGTGCTGCCGGCGGGCACGGTGTAGACGCGGGTGTTGCTCAGGCCCTCGACGGCCTGAACCATCCGCAGGCCCTGGACCGCCCGGGTGCCGTAGCCGTTCTTCAGCTTGACGACGATCTTGCCGGGGGCCGCCTGAGCGCCTTGCGGGGTGCCCGGCGTGGTCAGGCTCGCGCTCGAGGGCATGGTGCCGGGAGCGGTGCCGCAGCCGGCGAGCCCACCGAACGCCAGAAGCGTCCCGGAGAGCGTGAGCAGGGAGAGGTTTCGTTTGAACAAGGAAGGGCTCCTTCGTGGGTGTGGGGTGTCTTGAGAGGAGGGACTGGTTTTCGAGAGCAAAAGCGTCCTCTTTCTGCGCTTTACCCTCGAGGAGTGACGCGATTACCGCGCAAACACAGGTTAAAATCCGAGTAGCTTTCGTGCGAGCATTGTGCCCGCCGCCCCGCGATCGCGCCGCCACCGGGCTGGACGCCCTGAATCCGGTCTGGCGAGGGTTTTCAATTGTTCACAGCTTGCAGGGGGGCTCTGTTACAATGACGGCTTCCGATGAAAGGACGCAGCAGATGGATCTCAGGGGCAAGTCGATCGGCGTGACCGGCGCGAGCGGGTTCTTGGGCGGGTACGTGGTGGACGCGCTGCGCGCGCGTGGTGCGAAGGTGGTGGGCGTGGTCCGCAACCCCCTCAAGGTTCCCGATCTCGCCGGGCGCTGCGCCGAGCTCCGCCAGGCCGACCTGATGGACCCGAGCGCTCTGAGAGCGGCGTTCTCGGGGGTGGACGCCGTCGTCCACACCGCCGCTCTGTACAGCCTGACCCAGGGGGGCTGGGAGGCGAACTTCCGACCCAACCAGATCGGCACGCAGCACACCTTCGAGGCCCTGCGCGACGCCGGGGTCCAGCGCGTCGTCCACGTCAGCACCGTCGGTGTCTACCGGCAGCAGCTCGGGCTTTCGCGCGAGGACGATCCCAAGCTCGAGCTGAAGGATCGCTTCACCGCGGGCGCCTACCGGACCACCAAGGCCCTGAGTGAGGCCCTGGCCTGGCGCCTGAGCGCCGAGTACGGGCTGGCGCTGACGGTCCTGCGCCCGTCGGGCATCTACGGGGCCCGCGACACCAACTTCATGCCCCTGGTGCGCCGGCTGACCCGCCTGCCACTCTTGGTGGTGCCCAACCTGGTTTTCCCCTTCGTCTACGCCGGGGACGTCGCCGAGGCCGCGGCGCTTTCGCTCGAGCGCGAGGTCTCCGTCGGGGAGGCCTACAACACCGCGGGCGAGGCGCGCTCTACCTGGGAGTTCTTCCAGGCCTGGAAGCAGGCGAGCGGCAAGGGGCCCGCCCTCGCCCTGCCCCTGCCGCTGCCGGCGCGCATCGCCTACGACAACACCAAGGCCTTGAAGGACCTCGGCTGGAAGAATTCGGATCTAGTCGATAGCCTGCGCGAGGTGTTCGAAGTCGATCCGGCCTAGATCGCTTCGCCCGGGGCCCCCGCCTTCCCGAGAGGGAGCGGGGGCTTCTGTGTTAAAATCAATCTAATATTGAACCCGATTTCGCCCCTATTTTTGCGCCCATTACCCGCTTTCGGAGGCTCCATGGAACCCACCACGACCGCCGCCCCACAGATGTCCACCGCTTACGAGCCCGCCGCGGTCGAGCCCAGGTGGAGCGATCGCTGGGAGGCGCTCGACGTCTTCAAGATGGACCTGGATCCGGCCAAGAAGCCCTTCTCCATCGTCCTGCCGCCCCCCAACGTGACGGGCTCGCTGCACCTGGGCCACGCCACCAACGGCACCATCCAGGACGTGCTGTGCCGCACCCGGCGCATGCAGGGCCACGGCGTCCTGTGGCAGGGCGGCACCGACCATGCGGGCATCGCCACCCAGAACGTGGTCGAGCGCAAGCTCCGCAACGAGGAGGGCAAGAGCCGCCACGACCTGGGCCGCGAAGCGTTCATCGAGCGCGTCTGGGAGTGGAAGGAGCACTACGGCAACACCATCGTCAACCAGTACCGTCGGATGGGCGCGTCCATGGACTACAGCCGCCTGCGCTTCACCATGGACGAGGGCTACACCAGAGCCGTGCGCAAGGCCTTCGTGCACCTCTACGACAAGGGCCTGATCTACCGCGGCAACCGCATCATCAACTGGTGCCCCCGCTGCCTGACCTCGCTCTCCGATCTGGAGGTGGTCTACAAGGAGTCGGACAGCACCCTTTACCACGTCCAGTACGCCCTGGAGGACGGCTCGGGCGCCATCACCATCGCCACGGTCCGCCCCGAGACCATCCTGGGCGACGTGGCGATCGCCGTGCACCCCGAGGACGAGCGCTACGCCGCCATGGTCGGCAAGAAGGTGCGCGTCCCCATGACGGATCGCCTGGTGCCCGTCATCGCCGATTCCCACGTGGAGCGCGAGTTCGGCACCGGCGCCCTCAAGATCACCCCGGCCCACGACCCGGCCGACTACGAGATCGGCCAGCGTCACGGCCTGCCGAGCATCGACGTCATGACCGCCGAGGGCGCCATGAGCGAGCTTGCCGGCGCCGAGTGGGCGGGAATGGACCGCTTCGAGGCGCGCCAGGTCGCGGCCAAGCGCCTGCGCGACGAGGGCGTCCTGGTCAAGGAAGAGGCCTACCGCAACAACGTCACCCACTGCGATCGCTGCTCGACCGTCATCGAGCCGCGCCTCTCGGACCAGTGGTTCGTCGCCATGCAGCAGCTCGCCGCTCCGGCCATCAAGGTGGTCGAGGAGGGCAAGGTGGACTTCACGCCCGACCGCTGGAAGGGCGTCTACCTCGACTGGCTGCGCAACATCCGCGACTGGTGCGTCTCGCGTCAGCTGTGGTGGGGCCACCGGATCCCGGTCTGGACCTGCGAGGAGGGCCACGCCCACGCCTCGGTCACCGATCTCGCCCAGTGCCCGACCTGCGCGAAGCCGACCGAGCAGGACCCCGACGTGCTCGACACCTGGTTCTCGAGCGCCATGTGGCCCTTCGCCACCCTCGGCTGGCCCGACAAGACCCCCGAGTTCGACTACTTCTACCCGACCAACGTGCTCTCGACCGCGCGCGACATCATCTACCTGTGGGTGGCGCGCATGGTGTTCATGAGCATGGAGTTCGAGCACGAGGTCCCCTTCGAGGACGTGGTGATCCACGCGACCATCCTCGACGCCAAGGGCCAGCGCATGAGCAAGTCCAAGGGCACCGGGGTCGATCCGCTCGAGATCATGGGCAAGTACGGCACCGATGCCTGCCGCTTCTGGTTCGCCGGCGCCGGCACCAGCGCGCAGGACGTCCGCTACACCGAGGACAAGCTCGAGGCGGGCCGCAACTTCGCCAACAAGCTCTGGAACGCGAGCCGCTTCGTGCTCATGAACCTGCCCCAGGGCTTCAGCAAGGGGATCTCCGAGATCCCCGCCGAGCAGCTCGACATCGCCGATCGCTGGATTCTCAGCCGCCTGCAGCACACGGTCAAGACCGTCACCGGGGCCATCGATG
This genomic window contains:
- a CDS encoding valine--tRNA ligase; translated protein: MEPTTTAAPQMSTAYEPAAVEPRWSDRWEALDVFKMDLDPAKKPFSIVLPPPNVTGSLHLGHATNGTIQDVLCRTRRMQGHGVLWQGGTDHAGIATQNVVERKLRNEEGKSRHDLGREAFIERVWEWKEHYGNTIVNQYRRMGASMDYSRLRFTMDEGYTRAVRKAFVHLYDKGLIYRGNRIINWCPRCLTSLSDLEVVYKESDSTLYHVQYALEDGSGAITIATVRPETILGDVAIAVHPEDERYAAMVGKKVRVPMTDRLVPVIADSHVEREFGTGALKITPAHDPADYEIGQRHGLPSIDVMTAEGAMSELAGAEWAGMDRFEARQVAAKRLRDEGVLVKEEAYRNNVTHCDRCSTVIEPRLSDQWFVAMQQLAAPAIKVVEEGKVDFTPDRWKGVYLDWLRNIRDWCVSRQLWWGHRIPVWTCEEGHAHASVTDLAQCPTCAKPTEQDPDVLDTWFSSAMWPFATLGWPDKTPEFDYFYPTNVLSTARDIIYLWVARMVFMSMEFEHEVPFEDVVIHATILDAKGQRMSKSKGTGVDPLEIMGKYGTDACRFWFAGAGTSAQDVRYTEDKLEAGRNFANKLWNASRFVLMNLPQGFSKGISEIPAEQLDIADRWILSRLQHTVKTVTGAIDAFSLSDATTALYEFVWTEFCDWYLELAKPRMREGDEAVKAVLREVLSTALRLMHPFMPFITEEIYAQLVAQELVAPTQTLLKTTWPAYDEALRDEAVEAEMALVMEVIRTVRNMRAELGVPPAKKAERLVIFGKQHELLGRMKATIAHLTRSEAVEVGAEPVEIAQAASGVAGENTILLPLEGLLDIAKEVERLKKEQGQLTSERQRLEGQLSNEAFVSKAPAHVVDKLRSRMGEVDAQLSTLSQQIARWA